The following coding sequences are from one Devosia neptuniae window:
- a CDS encoding DUF1003 domain-containing protein, with amino-acid sequence MTDTSTEKLIHAAERFLGKGEQTLTKRERQVLEQALGKRALSQDTSAVFDEKSTFGQRLADGVASFGGSWTFLIIFGVVLLSWVLGNLVLRGEAPDPYPFIFLNLLLSMLAAVQAPVIMMSQNRQAAKDRLVTSHDYECNLKAEIEIMALHDKVDQMRNDDLRALLAKQQEQIDLLTRLVESRVAVAAGQSESK; translated from the coding sequence ATGACCGACACATCAACCGAAAAACTCATTCATGCCGCCGAACGGTTTCTGGGCAAGGGCGAGCAGACGCTGACCAAACGCGAAAGACAGGTACTGGAACAGGCGCTGGGCAAGCGGGCGCTGTCGCAGGATACCAGCGCGGTGTTCGACGAGAAATCGACCTTCGGCCAACGGCTGGCCGATGGGGTGGCGTCCTTTGGCGGCTCGTGGACCTTCCTGATCATTTTCGGCGTAGTGCTGCTGAGCTGGGTGCTGGGCAATCTGGTGCTGCGCGGGGAGGCGCCTGACCCTTACCCGTTCATTTTCCTCAACCTGCTGCTGTCCATGCTGGCGGCGGTGCAGGCGCCGGTGATCATGATGAGCCAGAACCGGCAGGCGGCCAAGGACCGGTTGGTGACCAGCCACGATTACGAATGCAACCTCAAAGCCGAAATCGAAATCATGGCGCTGCATGACAAGGTCGACCAGATGCGCAATGACGATCTGCGCGCACTGTTGGCCAAGCAGCAGGAGCAGATCGACCTGCTGACGCGGCTGGTGGAGAGCCGCGTTGCAGTTGCGGCGGGCCAAAGCGAATCGAAGTAG
- a CDS encoding GNAT family N-acetyltransferase, whose translation MSLVIRPARAADAATIVGFVRALAAYEKLEHEVQANEADIVRDLFGADPKVFCEIAEWQGEPVGFALWFYTYSTFQGRHGIWLEDLFVDPSLRGRGIGKALLVNLAQRCVAEGLGRFEWWVLDWNEPSIDFYKAQGGVMQDEWTKVRVDGDALARLGAL comes from the coding sequence GTGAGCCTGGTCATTCGCCCGGCTCGCGCGGCTGATGCCGCAACCATTGTCGGCTTCGTGCGAGCGCTGGCAGCCTATGAAAAGCTCGAGCATGAAGTGCAGGCCAATGAGGCCGATATTGTGCGCGACCTGTTCGGTGCCGATCCCAAAGTGTTCTGCGAGATCGCCGAATGGCAGGGCGAGCCGGTCGGGTTTGCGCTGTGGTTTTATACTTATTCCACTTTCCAGGGGCGGCACGGCATCTGGCTCGAGGATCTGTTCGTCGATCCGTCCTTGCGCGGCAGGGGGATCGGCAAGGCCCTGCTGGTCAACCTGGCGCAGCGCTGCGTAGCCGAAGGGCTGGGACGCTTTGAATGGTGGGTGCTCGACTGGAACGAGCCGAGCATCGATTTCTATAAAGCGCAGGGCGGAGTGATGCAGGACGAATGGACCAAGGTGCGCGTCGATGGCGACGCGCTGGCCCGGCTGGGGGCGCTATGA
- a CDS encoding YdeI/OmpD-associated family protein: MPDFVSAALDERGLREKYDARPPYQRNDYLLWINKAKTEKTKRKHLVQMLDELESGGLYMGMQWNG, translated from the coding sequence ATGCCCGACTTCGTCAGCGCCGCGCTCGATGAACGTGGCCTGCGCGAAAAATACGATGCGCGCCCACCCTATCAACGCAACGACTACCTGCTCTGGATCAATAAGGCCAAAACTGAAAAAACCAAACGGAAGCACCTGGTGCAGATGCTCGACGAGCTGGAATCGGGCGGCCTCTATATGGGGATGCAGTGGAACGGGTGA
- a CDS encoding DUF4424 domain-containing protein — protein sequence MLAAAVAMPAQANDTAAQLVTGGLEFVINDDIKMLSEELFISREEIRVVYEFQNNTDTDQKVLVAFPMPDIEPDWWSPTAFPDGPNDNLFHFQTTFNGQPVKAELHEYAIAAGVDRSDYLREKGISLVSFAQSTNEATNALDDATKAEMLHLGMFVPDMYDESDDAETNYYPMWTYRATYTWEANFPAGQTVKVEHRYKPSVGGTTGVSFLSEPYEGFDPAAEYRTRYCTDESFINAVRKTVKSGDDPWAAPFYESWISYILTTGGNWGGGYIPKFRLVVDKGDEANLVSFCGDDIKKTGPTTFEMVATDFYPEKELDILILQRHEDF from the coding sequence ATGCTCGCTGCCGCGGTGGCGATGCCGGCGCAGGCGAATGATACGGCGGCGCAATTGGTCACGGGCGGGCTGGAATTCGTCATCAATGACGACATCAAGATGCTGAGCGAAGAGCTGTTCATCTCGCGCGAGGAAATCCGCGTCGTCTACGAATTCCAGAACAATACCGACACAGACCAGAAGGTGCTGGTGGCATTCCCCATGCCCGATATCGAGCCGGATTGGTGGTCGCCGACCGCGTTTCCCGATGGACCGAACGACAATCTCTTCCACTTCCAGACCACGTTCAATGGTCAGCCGGTCAAGGCCGAGCTGCATGAATATGCCATCGCGGCGGGCGTCGATCGCTCGGACTATTTGCGCGAAAAGGGCATTTCGCTGGTGTCGTTTGCGCAATCGACCAATGAAGCAACCAATGCGCTGGATGACGCGACCAAGGCGGAAATGCTGCATTTGGGCATGTTCGTGCCCGATATGTATGACGAGAGCGATGACGCCGAGACCAACTATTATCCGATGTGGACCTACCGGGCGACCTATACCTGGGAGGCCAATTTCCCGGCCGGGCAGACCGTCAAGGTCGAGCATCGCTACAAGCCCAGCGTGGGCGGCACGACCGGCGTTAGCTTCCTGAGCGAGCCCTATGAAGGGTTCGACCCGGCCGCTGAATACCGGACGCGCTACTGCACGGATGAGAGCTTCATCAATGCCGTGCGCAAGACGGTCAAAAGCGGGGATGATCCCTGGGCGGCGCCGTTCTACGAGAGCTGGATTTCCTACATCCTGACGACGGGCGGCAATTGGGGCGGTGGTTACATCCCCAAATTCCGGCTGGTGGTCGACAAGGGCGATGAAGCCAATCTGGTCTCGTTCTGCGGTGACGACATCAAGAAGACCGGGCCGACCACGTTTGAAATGGTGGCGACCGATTTCTACCCGGAAAAGGAACTCGATATCCTCATTCTGCAGCGGCACGAGGATTTCTGA
- a CDS encoding RidA family protein produces the protein MSVQHINPEGMYKSPVFSQGIILPANARILLIGGQNGVDANGQIVGKGDVVKQTAQALANLQKVLDAAGAGLEDLVKVTIIMQQDIDLNAAFGEWMKVWGQRSNPPTVTGFRVAALANPDVLIEIEAQAVLK, from the coding sequence ATGAGTGTGCAACACATTAATCCCGAAGGCATGTACAAGAGCCCGGTTTTCTCGCAGGGCATTATCCTGCCGGCGAATGCCCGGATCCTGTTGATCGGTGGCCAGAACGGCGTCGATGCCAATGGCCAGATCGTCGGCAAGGGCGATGTCGTCAAGCAGACTGCCCAGGCGCTGGCCAATCTGCAAAAGGTGCTCGACGCCGCCGGCGCGGGTCTGGAAGACCTGGTCAAGGTCACCATCATCATGCAGCAGGATATCGACCTCAACGCCGCCTTCGGCGAATGGATGAAAGTCTGGGGCCAGAGGAGCAACCCGCCCACCGTCACCGGCTTCCGCGTCGCCGCCCTCGCCAACCCGGATGTCCTGATCGAGATCGAGGCTCAGGCGGTCCTCAAATGA
- a CDS encoding esterase-like activity of phytase family protein gives MYSTKFLAALTAALLATVVSVHAEQVFNRIASFPVALNAPDAEATSAEIITASDDGLTLIYSDSPAGGIGFVDLTDAKAPKNLGFLSLDGEPTSVTIIGGKAYVGVNTSESFVAPSGKLVVVDIASKAVDAEYDLGGQPDSVAHNAAGTLIAIAIENERDEEVNDGDLPQLPAGFVVIFEVAAKTLKTVDMTGIADVGGEDPEPEFVDFNANDEIAVTLQENNWIAIIDGKTGTVTGGFSAGTVSVENVDTKKDGALNFTGKTSDVPREPDAIKWLDADRLVVANEGDWNGGSRSFSIFNRDGSVVYDSANALDLDAARLGHYPDARNKKGVEPEGLEVATFGDQQYIFVVEERSSLVAIYKDTGAEPEYVQTIPSGISPEGITAIPARNLIVTANEVDLREDGGIGSHVMVYELAEGEAAYPQLVSDNDENGLPFGWAAISGAVGDAEKPGILYAVSDSALSAEPAIYTIDAMSRPARIIAKTVVTRGGHPAQKLDLEGITLDGEGGFWLASEGDTSELTPHALFHVNAEGEIEAEIPFPAELLANEIRSGSEGITAIGEGDDMTLWVAIQREWKDDPKGQVKLVSYQPSTEEWGAVAYPLETPAEGAWIGLSEITAHGDYVYIVERDNQIGDKAQLKALYRVPVADLNAAALGGELPVVSKELVRDFIPDLKSLNGYVVDKVESFAVDAAGVGYVITDNDGVDDSSGETYFWSIGAL, from the coding sequence ATGTATTCCACGAAATTTCTTGCCGCACTCACGGCCGCCTTGTTGGCGACGGTGGTTTCGGTCCATGCCGAACAAGTGTTCAATCGCATTGCCAGCTTCCCCGTCGCGCTCAATGCGCCCGATGCTGAGGCGACCTCAGCCGAGATCATCACCGCCAGCGATGATGGCCTGACCCTTATTTATTCTGACAGCCCGGCAGGCGGCATTGGCTTTGTCGATCTGACCGACGCCAAGGCTCCCAAAAACCTCGGTTTCCTGTCGCTCGATGGCGAGCCGACTTCGGTCACCATCATTGGCGGCAAGGCCTATGTCGGCGTCAATACGTCGGAGAGCTTCGTCGCGCCTTCGGGCAAGCTGGTCGTTGTCGATATCGCCAGCAAGGCGGTCGATGCCGAATATGATCTGGGCGGCCAGCCGGATTCCGTGGCGCATAATGCCGCCGGCACGCTGATTGCCATCGCCATCGAGAATGAGCGCGACGAAGAGGTCAATGATGGCGATCTCCCGCAGCTGCCTGCTGGCTTCGTCGTGATTTTCGAGGTTGCCGCCAAAACGCTGAAGACCGTGGACATGACCGGCATTGCCGATGTCGGCGGCGAGGACCCGGAGCCTGAATTCGTCGATTTCAACGCCAATGACGAAATCGCTGTCACCCTGCAGGAAAACAACTGGATTGCCATTATCGACGGCAAGACCGGTACGGTCACGGGTGGCTTCTCCGCTGGCACGGTCTCGGTCGAAAATGTCGATACCAAGAAGGACGGCGCGCTCAATTTCACTGGCAAAACCAGCGATGTGCCGCGCGAACCCGATGCCATCAAGTGGCTGGATGCTGACCGCCTGGTCGTGGCCAATGAGGGCGATTGGAACGGTGGATCGCGCAGTTTCTCAATCTTCAATCGTGACGGCAGTGTCGTCTATGACTCGGCCAATGCGCTCGATCTCGACGCCGCTCGCCTCGGCCACTATCCCGATGCGCGCAACAAGAAGGGCGTTGAGCCCGAAGGTCTGGAAGTCGCAACCTTTGGCGATCAGCAATATATCTTCGTGGTCGAAGAGCGCTCCTCGCTCGTCGCGATCTACAAGGATACCGGCGCCGAGCCAGAATATGTGCAGACCATTCCATCGGGCATTTCCCCGGAAGGCATCACTGCCATTCCCGCCCGCAATCTGATCGTGACCGCCAACGAAGTGGACCTGCGCGAAGATGGCGGCATTGGCTCCCATGTGATGGTCTATGAGCTGGCCGAGGGCGAAGCCGCTTATCCCCAGCTGGTTTCGGACAATGACGAGAACGGGCTGCCATTCGGCTGGGCGGCCATTTCGGGCGCCGTTGGTGATGCTGAAAAGCCCGGCATTCTCTATGCCGTCAGCGACAGCGCGCTGAGCGCCGAGCCTGCCATCTACACGATTGACGCCATGTCCAGGCCGGCCCGCATCATTGCCAAGACAGTGGTGACCCGCGGCGGCCATCCGGCACAGAAGCTCGACCTTGAAGGCATCACGCTGGACGGGGAGGGCGGCTTCTGGCTGGCTTCGGAGGGCGATACATCCGAGCTCACGCCGCATGCGCTGTTCCATGTGAACGCGGAAGGCGAGATCGAAGCCGAGATTCCGTTCCCGGCCGAATTGCTGGCCAATGAAATCCGTTCGGGTTCGGAAGGCATCACCGCCATTGGCGAGGGTGACGATATGACGCTCTGGGTCGCCATTCAGCGCGAATGGAAGGATGATCCCAAGGGGCAGGTCAAGCTGGTGAGCTACCAGCCTTCGACCGAGGAATGGGGCGCCGTTGCCTATCCGCTCGAAACGCCGGCAGAAGGCGCCTGGATTGGCCTGTCGGAAATCACTGCACATGGCGATTATGTCTACATCGTCGAGCGCGACAACCAGATTGGCGACAAGGCCCAGCTCAAGGCGCTGTATCGCGTGCCGGTTGCTGACCTCAACGCCGCCGCGCTGGGTGGCGAACTGCCGGTCGTCAGCAAGGAATTGGTCCGCGACTTCATCCCCGATCTGAAGAGCCTCAATGGCTATGTGGTCGACAAGGTGGAGAGCTTTGCTGTGGATGCGGCCGGCGTGGGCTATGTCATCACCGACAATGACGGTGTCGATGACAGCTCGGGCGAGACCTATTTCTGGTCGATCGGCGCGCTTTAA
- a CDS encoding AsmA family protein, which yields MLNRIYIIVGLLAIFVLAGAFIAPRFIQWGDYRERMEELAGGVLGAKVIIRGDIEFSLLPQPRLNFTDVLVGSADEPAATVGAVEAEFSLMDFLRDHYNITRLVLREPVVDFTIDESGLFGSGFAPNGTGTGVGLAQASIIDATVRLMDRRAGKTYEASDVDGELKLSGLAGPLQFQGSGSYGGGRYTARFNSAPLASDGSSRVTAAVRPESDAFSFAVEGLLTAGMAPKFDGAMTYRQKPATAQNADEIHGDLVLESRITASTDRVVLTGYTLRPDENRAGTRLTGAASIQLGTRQSFDAVISGGVFTLPPRDAKEDANTQPYEAVRLLAELPAPIIPPIPGRVGVDLAEIGLRGFALRNVRVDASTNGRTWQIEQFIAGLPGETELRASGTLSDENGSPAFRGEASLNSTRLDGLAALWRKPLESNPLFNQPGRLDGRIMLGGDAFGLTDGRLTLDGHTHAVELRLGFGGEKRLDVVGHFDDLGASGSTLIGALLPDIGASPTFGISFPTGSFALSGKSAQLFGLDGTDLAAEGMWTAGGVELTRLAADDLGGVGFDAAGQFTGTLAAPQLVGKGNIKVGAGDAPALLALYDGLKTPTDWRNFLALSLPGDIAFDLGAPTGENGQTLTLDGTLGAANLDARLQLGGGLAAAFTAPLRVTATLESTDTAGLTRQIGLGEADLFAGQGSMLVAIGLEGTPSNSLNGSITTSLGSESVGFAGNLVFGANAELQGTGQLNVDLADAGGLAEIAGGRDLSLPMAKGSADLHFEGERLARLTNVQGTSGATGFTGELSLSRTNNAAAVAGNFAIDEISIEGLSTAVFGSAALVPGDSVWPEGPIASGDAPRQTRGSVSITAPVVSAGGVARMNDASFELSWDETRLRLARFEAGLGGGKATLDLSVCCAGALLDKTVSGRLTLAGVPVNAIASPATAAMVGGTIEGGVRFEGTGASLASVFGAMTGEGNFTLIDLAVNQLDPRVFNAASGLDDALNMDPEAMASVLGVALQQGPFTAGQATGAFTMAGGVARLANFIVEGQGGRLAGNINVQLATLGLEGGFALTPLGLDDAIGLISADTARIGTQLSGTVLAPVSTLDLDTLIAAIQVRANELEVERLEVLRAEDAERQRAAAEERNRLIEEQRQRAAAEAARQAEEEAARQAAEEARRLELEQLQQQTQPQPAPPPPQVQNPLDLGLPTAPPVNQPFTLPLN from the coding sequence GTGCTGAATCGCATCTATATCATCGTTGGCCTGCTCGCGATTTTCGTGCTCGCCGGGGCATTCATCGCGCCGCGTTTCATCCAATGGGGTGACTATCGCGAGCGGATGGAAGAGCTTGCCGGCGGGGTGCTCGGCGCCAAGGTCATCATCCGCGGCGATATTGAATTTTCGCTGCTGCCGCAGCCGCGGCTGAATTTCACCGATGTGCTGGTGGGATCGGCCGATGAGCCGGCCGCGACGGTCGGCGCGGTGGAAGCCGAATTCTCGCTGATGGATTTTCTGCGCGATCATTACAACATCACCCGGCTGGTGCTGCGCGAGCCGGTGGTGGATTTCACTATCGACGAAAGCGGCCTGTTTGGCAGCGGATTTGCCCCGAACGGCACGGGAACCGGGGTCGGATTGGCGCAGGCCAGCATTATTGATGCCACCGTTCGGCTGATGGATCGCCGGGCGGGCAAGACCTATGAGGCCAGCGATGTGGATGGCGAGCTCAAGCTTTCGGGTCTTGCCGGGCCGCTACAATTCCAGGGTTCGGGCAGCTATGGCGGCGGGCGCTACACGGCGCGGTTCAATTCGGCGCCCCTCGCCAGCGACGGATCGAGCCGGGTCACGGCTGCGGTCAGGCCGGAATCCGATGCCTTTTCGTTTGCCGTCGAGGGCTTGCTGACGGCGGGCATGGCGCCCAAATTCGATGGGGCGATGACCTATCGCCAAAAGCCGGCGACCGCACAGAATGCCGACGAAATCCACGGCGATCTGGTGCTCGAAAGCCGAATCACGGCCTCGACCGATCGGGTGGTGCTGACCGGCTACACCTTGCGGCCCGACGAGAACCGGGCCGGCACGAGGCTGACCGGCGCCGCCAGCATTCAATTGGGCACGCGGCAGAGTTTTGACGCGGTGATCTCGGGCGGGGTGTTCACGCTGCCGCCGCGAGATGCCAAGGAAGACGCCAATACCCAGCCCTATGAGGCCGTCCGCCTGCTCGCTGAGCTGCCCGCGCCGATTATTCCGCCTATTCCCGGCCGGGTCGGGGTAGACTTGGCTGAGATCGGCCTGCGCGGCTTTGCCCTGCGCAATGTGCGGGTCGATGCCAGCACCAATGGGCGGACCTGGCAGATCGAGCAATTCATCGCCGGCTTGCCGGGCGAAACCGAATTGCGGGCCAGCGGCACGCTGAGCGACGAGAACGGCTCGCCGGCATTTCGCGGAGAGGCCTCGCTGAACAGTACCAGACTCGATGGCCTCGCCGCCCTCTGGCGCAAGCCGCTGGAGAGCAATCCGCTGTTCAACCAGCCAGGTCGGCTGGACGGGCGTATCATGCTGGGCGGCGACGCGTTTGGTTTGACCGATGGGCGGTTGACGCTGGATGGTCATACCCATGCGGTGGAATTGCGCCTGGGCTTTGGTGGCGAAAAACGGCTCGATGTGGTGGGTCATTTCGATGATCTTGGCGCCAGCGGCAGCACACTAATCGGCGCACTGCTGCCCGATATAGGCGCCAGCCCCACCTTTGGCATCAGCTTCCCGACAGGCAGTTTCGCGCTCAGCGGCAAAAGCGCTCAGCTGTTTGGGCTGGATGGCACAGACCTTGCGGCTGAGGGTATGTGGACCGCTGGCGGGGTCGAGCTTACGCGACTTGCTGCCGATGATCTGGGCGGCGTCGGCTTCGATGCTGCCGGCCAATTTACCGGCACGCTGGCCGCGCCGCAACTGGTGGGCAAGGGCAATATCAAAGTCGGCGCGGGCGATGCGCCGGCGCTCCTGGCGCTTTACGATGGGCTGAAGACGCCGACGGACTGGCGCAATTTCCTAGCGTTGTCCTTGCCCGGCGACATTGCCTTTGATCTTGGCGCGCCGACGGGCGAGAACGGGCAAACACTTACGCTGGATGGCACGCTTGGCGCCGCCAATCTCGATGCGCGCCTGCAACTCGGCGGCGGCTTGGCAGCGGCTTTCACCGCACCACTGCGGGTTACTGCGACGCTGGAATCCACCGACACTGCCGGTCTGACGCGCCAGATCGGCCTGGGCGAGGCCGATCTGTTTGCCGGGCAGGGTTCCATGCTGGTGGCCATTGGCCTTGAAGGCACGCCGTCAAACAGTCTGAATGGCAGCATCACCACTAGCCTCGGCAGCGAGAGCGTCGGTTTTGCTGGCAATCTGGTGTTCGGGGCCAATGCCGAATTGCAGGGCACGGGCCAACTCAATGTCGATCTGGCCGATGCTGGCGGGCTGGCTGAGATCGCCGGTGGCCGCGATCTCAGCCTGCCTATGGCCAAGGGCAGCGCCGACCTGCATTTCGAAGGCGAACGGCTGGCGCGGCTGACCAATGTGCAGGGCACGTCCGGCGCAACCGGCTTTACTGGCGAGCTCTCCCTGTCCCGCACCAATAATGCGGCGGCAGTGGCGGGCAATTTTGCCATTGATGAGATTTCGATCGAGGGCCTGTCCACCGCGGTCTTTGGCTCTGCCGCCCTCGTTCCGGGCGATAGCGTATGGCCGGAAGGACCGATCGCATCCGGCGATGCGCCGCGCCAGACGCGGGGTTCGGTCAGCATTACCGCGCCAGTGGTCTCGGCGGGCGGTGTGGCGCGGATGAACGATGCCAGTTTTGAATTGAGCTGGGACGAGACCCGCCTGCGCCTCGCCCGGTTCGAAGCGGGGCTGGGCGGCGGCAAGGCGACGCTCGATCTGTCCGTATGCTGTGCCGGTGCTTTGCTTGACAAGACGGTTAGCGGCCGGCTCACTCTGGCCGGTGTGCCGGTCAATGCCATCGCATCGCCAGCCACGGCGGCAATGGTGGGCGGGACCATCGAGGGCGGTGTGCGCTTTGAAGGAACGGGCGCGAGCCTGGCTTCGGTGTTTGGCGCCATGACCGGGGAAGGCAATTTTACACTGATCGACCTGGCGGTGAACCAGCTCGATCCGCGTGTGTTCAACGCTGCATCGGGACTAGATGACGCCCTCAATATGGATCCTGAGGCAATGGCTAGCGTGCTCGGCGTGGCCTTGCAGCAGGGGCCGTTTACCGCAGGCCAGGCAACCGGCGCCTTCACCATGGCCGGGGGCGTGGCGCGGCTGGCCAATTTCATCGTGGAAGGGCAGGGCGGGCGGCTGGCCGGCAATATCAACGTGCAGCTTGCCACGCTTGGCCTTGAGGGCGGGTTTGCGCTGACCCCGCTGGGGCTTGATGATGCCATTGGCCTGATCTCTGCCGACACGGCGCGGATCGGCACCCAGCTATCGGGTACTGTGCTGGCGCCGGTGTCGACGCTCGATCTGGATACACTGATCGCGGCCATCCAGGTGCGCGCCAATGAACTTGAGGTCGAGCGCCTCGAAGTGCTGCGTGCCGAGGATGCGGAGCGGCAGCGGGCGGCGGCCGAGGAGCGCAATAGGCTGATCGAGGAACAGCGCCAACGCGCCGCGGCGGAAGCGGCTCGTCAGGCTGAGGAGGAAGCCGCGCGGCAGGCGGCGGAAGAGGCGCGGCGGCTCGAACTGGAGCAATTGCAGCAGCAAACCCAGCCTCAACCAGCGCCACCCCCGCCACAGGTACAGAATCCACTTGATCTGGGCCTGCCGACAGCGCCGCCAGTCAACCAGCCCTTTACTCTGCCGCTGAACTAG
- a CDS encoding ribbon-helix-helix domain-containing protein, translating to MEKRSLSIAGHRTSIALEPEFWAALGELAASRGQTMAGLIKSIDETRQTTNLSSAARLAVLKWYQDRAAASSAAE from the coding sequence ATGGAAAAGCGCTCGCTCTCCATTGCCGGCCATCGCACCAGCATCGCGCTCGAACCCGAATTCTGGGCGGCGCTAGGCGAACTCGCCGCCAGCCGCGGCCAGACCATGGCCGGTCTCATCAAATCCATCGACGAAACCCGCCAGACGACAAACTTGTCCTCGGCGGCACGATTGGCCGTGCTCAAATGGTATCAGGACCGCGCGGCCGCTAGTTCAGCGGCAGAGTAA
- a CDS encoding thymidylate synthase, which produces MQPYLKLLSDILEHGTDKSDRTGTGTRSLFGYQMRFDLAQGFPLLTTKQLHRKSIIYELLWFIRGETNVRWLQERGVKIWDEWADENGDLGPVYGSQWRSWPAPDGRKIDQIANVIHSIKTKPDSRRHIVSAWNPAEVDEMALPPCHCLFQFYVANGKLSCQLYQRSADTFLGVPFNIASYALFTHMMAQVTGLQVGDFVHSFGDVHLYSNHFEQARLQLSREPRPLPVLKINPDVKRLEDFVFEDFTFEGYDPHPNIKAPIAV; this is translated from the coding sequence ATGCAGCCCTATCTGAAACTTCTCTCCGATATTCTTGAACATGGTACGGACAAGTCCGACCGGACCGGTACCGGTACGCGTAGTCTGTTTGGCTATCAGATGCGGTTCGATCTGGCGCAGGGCTTTCCCTTGCTGACCACCAAGCAGCTGCATCGCAAATCGATCATTTATGAGCTGCTGTGGTTCATTCGTGGCGAGACCAATGTGCGCTGGTTGCAGGAGCGCGGCGTCAAGATCTGGGATGAGTGGGCCGATGAAAACGGCGATCTCGGGCCCGTCTATGGTTCGCAATGGCGCAGCTGGCCAGCGCCGGATGGGCGCAAGATCGACCAGATCGCCAATGTGATCCATTCGATCAAGACCAAGCCGGATTCGCGCCGCCATATCGTTTCGGCCTGGAACCCGGCCGAGGTGGATGAGATGGCGCTGCCGCCATGCCATTGCTTGTTCCAGTTCTATGTGGCGAACGGCAAGCTGAGCTGCCAGCTGTATCAGCGGTCGGCCGACACGTTCCTGGGCGTGCCGTTCAACATCGCGTCCTATGCTTTGTTCACCCATATGATGGCGCAGGTGACGGGGCTCCAAGTGGGCGATTTCGTGCATAGTTTTGGCGACGTGCATCTTTATTCCAACCATTTCGAGCAGGCCAGACTGCAGCTGAGCCGCGAGCCACGGCCGCTGCCCGTGCTCAAGATCAACCCGGACGTGAAGCGGTTGGAGGACTTCGTGTTCGAGGATTTCACATTCGAGGGCTACGATCCCCATCCGAACATCAAAGCACCGATAGCGGTATGA
- a CDS encoding SspB family protein → MAEDHMRYDILAQEALRGVVRKVLAEVAKTGLPGDHHFFISFVTRAPGVRLSEKLLGQYDKEMTIVIQNQYWDLKVNETGFEVGLSFDGIPETLVIPFSAVKGFFDPSVQFGLQFDPATAARDDGQEDNADDALEHAAGPTAASDDEKPGEKVVSLDAFRKKP, encoded by the coding sequence ATGGCCGAAGATCACATGCGATACGACATTCTCGCCCAGGAAGCCCTGCGCGGCGTCGTGCGCAAGGTTCTGGCCGAAGTTGCCAAAACCGGCTTGCCCGGGGACCATCACTTCTTCATTTCCTTCGTCACCCGCGCTCCTGGCGTGCGCCTGAGCGAGAAACTGCTCGGCCAGTACGACAAGGAAATGACCATCGTCATCCAGAACCAGTATTGGGACCTCAAGGTCAACGAGACCGGCTTCGAAGTCGGCCTGTCCTTCGACGGCATTCCCGAAACGCTGGTCATTCCCTTCTCGGCGGTCAAAGGCTTCTTCGACCCCTCCGTGCAGTTCGGCCTGCAATTCGATCCGGCCACGGCCGCCCGGGACGACGGCCAGGAAGACAATGCCGACGACGCCCTTGAGCACGCGGCCGGCCCAACCGCCGCCAGCGACGACGAGAAGCCCGGCGAAAAGGTCGTGAGCCTCGACGCCTTCCGAAAAAAGCCGTAA
- a CDS encoding dihydrofolate reductase, which produces MSIKIAMIAGVAENGVIGSEQTIPWRIPSDFAFFKRMTMGKPMIMGRKQYETVGKPLPGRTNIVVTRQEGYQPEGVLVVSSVDAALEKAREIAEKDGVDEIMIIGGGDIYAQLMGVADRLYISHIALSPGGDIRFPAINPAEWAIVDEPAVTPMEKDQASYRVKVYERHKAGAH; this is translated from the coding sequence ATGAGCATCAAAATTGCCATGATTGCGGGGGTCGCCGAAAATGGCGTGATCGGCAGCGAGCAGACCATTCCCTGGCGCATCCCCTCCGACTTTGCCTTTTTCAAGCGCATGACCATGGGCAAGCCCATGATCATGGGGCGCAAGCAATATGAGACCGTGGGCAAGCCCTTGCCCGGCCGCACCAATATCGTGGTGACCCGGCAGGAGGGCTATCAGCCCGAGGGCGTGCTGGTGGTCTCCAGCGTGGATGCCGCGTTGGAAAAAGCGCGAGAAATTGCGGAAAAAGACGGTGTTGACGAGATCATGATCATTGGCGGCGGCGATATTTATGCCCAGCTTATGGGCGTGGCCGACCGGCTTTATATCAGCCATATCGCGCTTTCGCCGGGAGGCGACATCCGGTTTCCCGCAATAAATCCCGCAGAATGGGCGATTGTGGATGAGCCGGCGGTGACCCCGATGGAAAAGGACCAGGCCAGCTACCGCGTCAAAGTGTACGAGCGACATAAGGCTGGCGCGCATTGA